CCGACCGGTACCAGCCGCCCACCGTTCCCCACCCGGACGAGCGCACGACCAGCAACGGGCACCGGCACGCCGCCGACGAAGCCTGGCCCGCCGACGAAGCCTGGTCCACCGACGAAGCCGGATACGCCGACCGGACCGGCTACCCCCACGAGCCCGGGTACGGCGCAGCCGCCCCGGGGTACGCCGACGAGACCACCGGAACCGCCGCCACCCGGCCGAACGTGAACCACCGGTACCCGTCCGACGGCAGCTCGTACCCGCCCGACCGGTGGTCCGCCGGCCAGTACGACGACCCGGACGCCGACGACTGGTGGCCGCCCGAGGGAGAGGTGGACCGTCCGGACGAGCCGGCCGGCGACCGTGGCCCGGCCGCTTCCACGCTGCCGCCCACAGTGGTCGGGTTCACCGGCGTGGCGGACCAGACGGGGCCTACCGGTGGGCACGGCCAGGCCGGCGGGCGGCACCCGGAGGAGTCCCCGGGCGTACGCCGGGTCGCCCACCTGCCGGTGCCGGTCGGCTCACGGCTGCCGGTGCACGTCCCCCGCCCGCCGGACGACCCGCCCCGGCGGCTCGCGCCGTTGATCGTCGCCGGGGTGGTCGTGGTGCTGCTCGGCACGGGAGCGGTGATCGCCGGGGTGGCCCGGGTCGACGATCCGGCCGGGCAGTCGCCGCCACCCGGTCCGGGCACCCCGCCGACCCCCGGCGCGTCGCCCAGCGGCACCGGAAAACCGGCATCCGCCGCACCCGGTGTCCCGCCCAGCGGGGTGAGCCTGCGCGACAACCGGGACACCGTCACGCTGAGCTGGACGTACCCGGCCGGGGCGAACGGGCCGGTGGTGGTCTCCGGCGGCCAGGTCGGCCGCGATCCCCACCCCTACCAGGAGTTGCCCCCGGCGCGACCAACTACATCGTCTACGGACTCGACCGGGGCATCGACTACTGCTTCACCGTCGCGGTCGTCCACTCGACGGAGACCGTCGGCCGGGCCAAACCGGTCTGCACGAAGCGAAACTGAACCGGCCTGCACGAAGCGAAACTGAACCGGCCCGCACGAAGCGAAACTGAGCCAGCTCTCCGGGCCGGTCAGCTCTCCGGGTCGGTTTCCTGGTCCGGCAGGGCCGGCAGGCGCACCGAGACACGCAGCCCCGGTCCGGCATCGGCCAGCCACACCGTGCCGTGGTGCAGCCGGACGAGTTCCCGGACGATGGCCAGGCCCAGACCGGCACCACCGGCGTCCCGGTCCCGGGCGTCGTCCAGCCGGGTGAACCGGTCGAAGACCCGTTCCCGGTCGGCGGGTGGGATGCCCGGTCCGTCGTCGGTCACGGTGACCAGGTGGGTGTCCGGGTCGGAAGTCACGTCGGGAGCCGGGTCGGGGCCGATCACCTCGACCACGACCGTGCTCCGGCAGTGGCGGACCGCGTTGTCGATGAGGTTCGTCAGCACGCGGTGCAGTTCGTCCGGGTCGCCGACCGTCCACCGAGGTCCGGACGCCGGCACGACCCGTACCGGTGGGGAGGGGAAGCGGGCGGCGACGGCCCGGGTCAGCGCTGTCAGCTCGACCGGCCCGGTGGCCCGCCGCCCACGCCCGGCCACCCGGCCCGGGGCTCCGGTGCCGCCGGTGTTCCCGGCCTCGTCCAGGCGGGCCAGCAGCAACAGGTCGTCGACGAGGCGGCTGAGCCGTTCGGTGTCCGCGAGCAGGTCCCCGGCCACCACCGGCCAGTCGGTCCGCTCCCCCAGCCGCCCGGCCACCTCCAGTTCGGTGCGCATGTTCGTCAGCGGGCTACGCAGTTCGTGGGCGGCGTCGGCGAGGAACGCCCGTTGCCGGGCCCGGGCCGCCTCCAATCGGGCCAGCATGTCGTTGAGGGTGACCGCCAGCCGGTGGATCTCGTCGTGGGACGCCGGCACGGGTAGGCGCCCACCGCCGGCCCGGCCGGTGATCTCCTCTGCCCCGCTGCGCAGCGCCTCCACCGGGCGCAGGGTGGCCCCGACCACCCGCCAGGTCACCCCACCGATGACCACCACCAGCAGGGGGATGCCCGCCAGCAGGACGAGCTGGACGACCTGGGCGCTCCGGGTCACGTCCGTCATGGACCTGCCGACCAGGACGGTCAGCGGCTCGGACGGCGTACCGGTCGGCACGCTGACCACCCGCACCCGGCCGGGGAGTCCCAGCCGCTCGCCCCGGACGAAGGTGCGCTGCCGCGTGTCGTGGTCGATCCGGTCCGCCGGCAGCATCGGCACCAGGCGGTCGGCGTCGATCGAGGCGGCGCGGACCCGTCCCCGCGCGTCGACCACCTGGACGCGGACCTGCCCGGCGGCGACCGGAAGCGGATCGGGCAGGGCGTCCTCGGCGGCGAGTAGCGCCACCGCGTCGGCGGTCCGGAACGCCTCGTCGTCCACGCTGCGTTGCAGGACGTGGCCGAGGGCGCCGAGCAGGGCCAGCCCGCCGACCGCCAGCCCGACGGCCAGCCCGAGGACGCTGACCAGGGTCAGCCGGCCGCGCAGCCCGAGGGCGGGCAACCCGCGCGCCCGGCCGGCCGGGCGGCTCACGGCGTCCCCACCGGCGGTGCGACCGTACGGCGGCCGGTCACGGCGTGAGCCGGTAGCCGGCGCCCCGGACGGTCTCCAGGTGGTGCCGGCCGATCTTGCGGCGGAGGTAGCCGACGTACACCTCCACCGCGTTCGGCGCGGTCTCCAGACTGGCGTCCCAGACGTGGTCGAGCAACTCGGTCTTGCTGACCACCTCGCCGGGGCGGCGCATCAGGTAGTCCAGCAGCGCGAACTCCCGGGCGGTCAGGGCGATCTCGGCGTCGCCCCGGGTCACCCGCCGGGCGGCCGGGTCGAGGCAGAGGTCGCCGACGGTCAGCACGGCGGGGCGTTGCGGCGCGCCCCGGCGCAGCAGGGCTCGCAGCCGGGCCAGCAGCACCACGTACGAGAAGGGTTTGGTGAGGTAGTCGTCGGCCCCGCAGTCCAGTCCGTCGGCCTGGTCGTACTCGCCGTCCTTGGCGGAGAGCATGAGCACCGGCAGCCAGTGCGCCTCCGCGCGCAACCGGCGCACCAGCTCGTAGCCGGAGAGCCCGGGGAGCATCACGTCGAGGATCATGGCGTCGTAACCGCCGTGCCGGGCGGCCTCCAGCCCCGCCGGACCGGTGGTCGCCACGTCCACCGCGAAGCCCTCCGCCTGGAGTCCCCGTTGCAGCGTCCCGGCCAACCGGGTCTCGTCCTCCACCACCAGCAGTCGCACGGGTCAAGGGTGCCACCGTGGCGCCGCCGGCGGTTTCGGCTTCCTCAGCCCCCTCACAGCATGGGTCGGGCAGGATGACGACATAGGAGGTGCACATGTCTGTTCTGACAAGCCGACCGGCGCTGCGCTGGATCGTGCCGACGGCCGCGACGGTCGTCGTGATCGGCGGTGGCGCGGCGCTCGGCCAGTTCGCCGCCGAGGCCGAGCCGAGTCTGCCGCCGAGGAGCGCCGCACAGCTTCTGGTCGACCTGCAGACGTCCCGGTTGGAGGGGCTCTCCGGCACGGTGGTGCAGCGCGCCGACCTCGGCCTGCCGCCGCTGGTTGCCACAATGGCGGAGCGCAGCGAGAACCTGACCGCCCTGGTCGCCGGCACGCACACCATGCGGGTCTGGTACTCCGGGCCGGACAAGGCGCGGATCGCGTTCAAGGACACCCTCGGCGAGCGGGACGTCATCCGTAACGGCACCGACCTGTGGGTCTGGAGCAGCAAGAACAACGAGGCGTACCACCGGACGCTGCCGGCCGACGCCGCGCAGCGCCCCGAGGAGGCCTCGGACCTGCCGATCACCCCGGCCGAGGCCGCCGACCGGGCGCTGGCCGCGATCGACCCGACCACCGAGGTCAGCGTCGGCCGGTCCGCGACGGTGGCCGGGCGCGACGCGTACGAGCTGGTGTTGAAGCCGCGGGACGCCGCCTCCCTGGTCGACCAGGTGCGGATCGCGCTGGACGCGAAGGAGCACGTGCCGCTGCGCTTCGAGCTCTTCGCCGACGCGGCGGACGCCCCGGCGATCGAGGTGGCCTTCACCCAGGTCGACTTCAACCGCCCGGACGCCGACCAGTTCACCTTCAACCCGCCGCCCGGCGTCAAGGTGAACGAGGAGAAGTCCACCGGTGCCCGGCCCGAGCGTCCCCAGAAGCCCGAGCGTCCGCAGAAGCCGGCCGGGAAGCAGGAGCGGGACGTCAAGATGGTCGGTGAGGGCTGGGCTGCCGTGCTGGTCGCCCGGACCGACAACCTCGCCCCCGCCGGACGGCCGACCGGGCAGGACGCCCCTGCCAGCCAGCCGGAGGGACGCGACGCCGCCGCCGGGTTGGACCTGCTCAACCAGTTGCCGAAGGTCAGCGGGGCCTGGGGCAGCGGCCGGCTCTTCTCCGGGACGGTCTTCAGCGTGCTGCTCACCGACGACGGCCGGGTGATCGCCGGCCTGGTCACTCCGGAGCGGCTCTACGAGGTCGCCCGCGGCTGACCCGTCCGCTCACCCCATGATTCGCGTCACCGGAACCCGTTCCGGTGACGCGAATTCTTTCCCGGAACTTGGTCGGCACCGCCGGGGCAGGCTATCTTTCTCAGTTCAGACACAAAAAGAACGACCATTAGAAATGGCCGTTCAGCGCTATTCTAGCGAATTGGGAGAGGGCTTGTCAACGCAGTCCGACGAGCAGCAGCACACCGACGAGATCGGCCGTGAGCAGGAGTACGTCTCGATGCTCTACCGCCGGCTGGACGGGCTGCGAGACCAGGCCGCCCGCCGACTGGCCGAGGAACTGCGCAGCGATGGCGGTACCGATCAGGCCCGGTCCCAGCGGGACACCGTCGTGCGGATGTACGCCGAGCAGGTGGAGCAGTTCTCCGCCGTGGAGCAGGGCCTCTGCTTCGGCCGGCTGGACTCCGACGACGGCTCCCGCCGGTACATCGGCCGGATCGGCATCTTCGACACCGGAGACGACTACGACCCGCTGCTGATGGACTGGCGGGCCCCGGCCGCCCGGCCGTTCTACCTCGCCACGGCGGCCAACCCCCAGGGCGTACGCCGTCGCCGGCACCTGCGGACCCGGGACCGCAAGGTGGTCGGGCTGCACGACGAGACCCTCGACCTGGCCAGCGCCTCCCCCACCGCGCACGAGGAACTGACCGGTGAGGCGTCCCTTCTGGCGGCGCTGAACGCCAGCCGGACCGGTCGGATGCGGGACATCGTCGAGACCATCCAGGCCGAACAGGACCGGGTGATCCGGGCCGACCTGGGCGGGGTGCTGGTCGTCCAGGGCGGGCCGGGCACCGGCAAGACCGCGGTCGCGCTGCACCGCGCCGCGTACCTGCTCTACACCCACCGCCGGGAGCTGTCCACCCGGGGC
The nucleotide sequence above comes from Micromonospora pallida. Encoded proteins:
- a CDS encoding sensor histidine kinase: MPALGLRGRLTLVSVLGLAVGLAVGGLALLGALGHVLQRSVDDEAFRTADAVALLAAEDALPDPLPVAAGQVRVQVVDARGRVRAASIDADRLVPMLPADRIDHDTRQRTFVRGERLGLPGRVRVVSVPTGTPSEPLTVLVGRSMTDVTRSAQVVQLVLLAGIPLLVVVIGGVTWRVVGATLRPVEALRSGAEEITGRAGGGRLPVPASHDEIHRLAVTLNDMLARLEAARARQRAFLADAAHELRSPLTNMRTELEVAGRLGERTDWPVVAGDLLADTERLSRLVDDLLLLARLDEAGNTGGTGAPGRVAGRGRRATGPVELTALTRAVAARFPSPPVRVVPASGPRWTVGDPDELHRVLTNLIDNAVRHCRSTVVVEVIGPDPAPDVTSDPDTHLVTVTDDGPGIPPADRERVFDRFTRLDDARDRDAGGAGLGLAIVRELVRLHHGTVWLADAGPGLRVSVRLPALPDQETDPES
- a CDS encoding response regulator transcription factor, with product MRLLVVEDETRLAGTLQRGLQAEGFAVDVATTGPAGLEAARHGGYDAMILDVMLPGLSGYELVRRLRAEAHWLPVLMLSAKDGEYDQADGLDCGADDYLTKPFSYVVLLARLRALLRRGAPQRPAVLTVGDLCLDPAARRVTRGDAEIALTAREFALLDYLMRRPGEVVSKTELLDHVWDASLETAPNAVEVYVGYLRRKIGRHHLETVRGAGYRLTP
- a CDS encoding LolA family protein, encoding MSVLTSRPALRWIVPTAATVVVIGGGAALGQFAAEAEPSLPPRSAAQLLVDLQTSRLEGLSGTVVQRADLGLPPLVATMAERSENLTALVAGTHTMRVWYSGPDKARIAFKDTLGERDVIRNGTDLWVWSSKNNEAYHRTLPADAAQRPEEASDLPITPAEAADRALAAIDPTTEVSVGRSATVAGRDAYELVLKPRDAASLVDQVRIALDAKEHVPLRFELFADAADAPAIEVAFTQVDFNRPDADQFTFNPPPGVKVNEEKSTGARPERPQKPERPQKPAGKQERDVKMVGEGWAAVLVARTDNLAPAGRPTGQDAPASQPEGRDAAAGLDLLNQLPKVSGAWGSGRLFSGTVFSVLLTDDGRVIAGLVTPERLYEVARG